The following coding sequences are from one Calditrichota bacterium window:
- a CDS encoding T9SS type A sorting domain-containing protein: MRRPKFVVVGACALFVAAALPVFAQRAKTLDRPWQPVVVDANSFPELHGTPVEHLYLFAYRSQGGVWERIPFQIDEKDSTDFFTFPHNLLFDGFDQLVFMVRDLGDEAPPEAWIDDVESRSHPRFAIEVADGADPAQRAWAYLYVSSTITGPAPTPYVDSWKWAAPDSEWVETSSYAVGFAPSGLIGDVRIKPEGGGSGVHLVDTQKLRIVGYFRYQALSFYLGKGGNPPGNERDFFRRATDSTKVVVGPVRVIVREWVGLVVLGWQLPVGFPLTTYFYPYSVSFGGAIDSVNLPEDVVITLDLVRQSLDLTPQASGMRFYNAYNSEGLVVDGVPDTAVTTVEAPGLNWAMVTGEQGTIVTVTKVPRLGSQQGLYYWDNAAGGSADGTHEYLSGGDTGDGASYGDFGYVFIGETFPVLLSFEFACYFLPAYQSPTVAAALKEWVETGMTVNVQAESYMSGVAAGQADRVPSGWALHQNYPNPFNPRTRLQVELPARASAELQILDGTGRLVRRFRLSGAGGSTQAVEWDGRDEAGAEVPSGVYLAMLRTEGGDLVRKMLLLR, translated from the coding sequence ATGAGACGGCCAAAATTTGTCGTGGTGGGGGCATGTGCCCTTTTCGTGGCGGCGGCCCTGCCCGTATTTGCGCAGAGGGCCAAGACACTGGACCGCCCATGGCAGCCGGTGGTCGTCGACGCGAACTCTTTTCCGGAACTCCATGGGACCCCAGTTGAACACCTGTACCTGTTCGCCTATCGCAGCCAAGGAGGCGTGTGGGAACGGATTCCTTTCCAGATCGACGAGAAAGACTCCACGGATTTTTTCACTTTTCCCCATAACCTTCTTTTCGACGGCTTCGACCAACTGGTGTTTATGGTCCGCGACTTGGGTGACGAGGCACCACCCGAGGCGTGGATCGATGACGTGGAGTCCAGAAGCCATCCTCGCTTTGCGATAGAGGTGGCCGACGGGGCGGATCCCGCGCAAAGAGCCTGGGCCTACCTCTACGTGAGCTCGACCATCACCGGGCCCGCGCCGACTCCTTATGTCGACTCGTGGAAGTGGGCTGCGCCAGATTCTGAGTGGGTGGAGACGAGCAGCTATGCGGTCGGTTTTGCTCCCTCCGGCTTGATCGGCGATGTACGGATTAAACCGGAAGGTGGCGGCTCCGGCGTGCACCTGGTGGATACGCAGAAGCTGCGCATCGTGGGTTACTTCAGGTACCAGGCCCTTTCGTTCTACTTGGGGAAAGGCGGCAACCCTCCTGGCAATGAGCGCGACTTTTTCCGCAGGGCCACGGATTCCACCAAGGTGGTTGTCGGGCCGGTGCGCGTGATCGTTCGGGAGTGGGTGGGACTTGTGGTCTTGGGGTGGCAGCTTCCTGTCGGCTTTCCGCTCACCACGTACTTTTATCCGTACAGCGTCAGCTTTGGCGGCGCAATCGACAGCGTGAACCTGCCGGAAGACGTGGTCATCACGCTGGATCTGGTGCGCCAGTCACTGGACCTGACGCCGCAGGCCTCGGGGATGCGCTTCTACAACGCCTACAATTCCGAAGGCCTGGTTGTGGATGGTGTGCCCGATACTGCCGTGACCACCGTGGAAGCGCCTGGACTGAATTGGGCCATGGTCACCGGCGAGCAAGGCACGATCGTGACCGTCACCAAGGTGCCTCGCCTCGGCTCTCAACAGGGGCTCTACTACTGGGACAATGCCGCAGGCGGCTCCGCAGACGGCACGCATGAGTATCTCTCCGGTGGCGATACTGGCGATGGCGCCTCCTACGGCGATTTTGGCTACGTCTTCATCGGCGAGACCTTCCCGGTGCTGCTCAGCTTCGAATTTGCCTGCTACTTCTTGCCGGCATATCAGTCGCCGACGGTAGCGGCGGCGCTCAAGGAGTGGGTCGAGACCGGCATGACGGTGAACGTGCAGGCGGAGAGCTACATGTCAGGCGTAGCCGCTGGGCAAGCGGACCGTGTCCCGTCGGGTTGGGCGCTTCACCAGAACTACCCGAATCCGTTCAATCCGCGGACCAGGCTGCAAGTGGAGCTGCCGGCACGCGCCTCTGCTGAGCTCCAGATCCTCGATGGCACGGGCAGGCTGGTGCGCCGCTTCAGGCTGAGCGGTGCGGGCGGGTCCACCCAGGCGGTGGAGTGGGACGGCCGCGACGAGGCTGGCGCAGAGGTCCCCTCCGGCGTGTACCTGGCGATGCTCCGTACGGAAGGTGGAGACCTGGTGC